The Dunckerocampus dactyliophorus isolate RoL2022-P2 chromosome 1, RoL_Ddac_1.1, whole genome shotgun sequence genome has a segment encoding these proteins:
- the naa10 gene encoding N-alpha-acetyltransferase 10 isoform X2 translates to MNIRNARPEDLMNMQHCNLLCLPENYQMKYYFYHGLSWPQLSYIAEDENGKIVGYVLAKMEEDPDDVPHGHITSLAVKRSHRRLGLAQKLMDQASRAMIENFNAKYVSLHVRKSNRAALHLYSNTLKFQISEVEPKYYADGEDAYAMKRDLAHMADEVHDCLQHTVAITC, encoded by the exons ATGAATATTCGAAACGCCAGG CCGGAGGACCTTATGAATATGCAGCACTGTAACCTCCTGTGTCTACCAGAAAACTACCAAATGAAATACTACTTCTATCATGGATTGTCCTGGCCCCAG CTCTCGTACATTGCAGAGGATGAAAACGGCAAAATAGTTGGTTACGTTCTGGCAAAGAT GGAGGAGGACCCAGATGATGTCCCCCATGGACACATCACATCCCTG GCAGTGAAGCGCTCCCATAGACGTCTGGGCCTGGCTCAAAAGCTGATGGACCAGGCCAGTCGTGCAATGATAGAAAACTTCAATGCCAAATATGTCTCCCTTCATGTTCGCAAAAG CAATCGGGCAGCCCTGCATCTTTATTCAAACACACTGAAGTTCCA GATCAGTGAAGTGGAACCAAAATACTATGCAGATGGAGAAGATGCTTACGCTATGAAGAGAGACTTGGCCCACATGGCAGATGAGGTACATGATTGTCTTCAACACACAGTGGCCATCACTTG TTGA
- the naa10 gene encoding N-alpha-acetyltransferase 10 isoform X1, producing MNIRNARPEDLMNMQHCNLLCLPENYQMKYYFYHGLSWPQLSYIAEDENGKIVGYVLAKMEEDPDDVPHGHITSLAVKRSHRRLGLAQKLMDQASRAMIENFNAKYVSLHVRKSNRAALHLYSNTLKFQISEVEPKYYADGEDAYAMKRDLAHMADELRKPGVRIPGQEAPCGSADQERENERDSGGESKELSEVSEATESTDVKDSSSDSQ from the exons ATGAATATTCGAAACGCCAGG CCGGAGGACCTTATGAATATGCAGCACTGTAACCTCCTGTGTCTACCAGAAAACTACCAAATGAAATACTACTTCTATCATGGATTGTCCTGGCCCCAG CTCTCGTACATTGCAGAGGATGAAAACGGCAAAATAGTTGGTTACGTTCTGGCAAAGAT GGAGGAGGACCCAGATGATGTCCCCCATGGACACATCACATCCCTG GCAGTGAAGCGCTCCCATAGACGTCTGGGCCTGGCTCAAAAGCTGATGGACCAGGCCAGTCGTGCAATGATAGAAAACTTCAATGCCAAATATGTCTCCCTTCATGTTCGCAAAAG CAATCGGGCAGCCCTGCATCTTTATTCAAACACACTGAAGTTCCA GATCAGTGAAGTGGAACCAAAATACTATGCAGATGGAGAAGATGCTTACGCTATGAAGAGAGACTTGGCCCACATGGCAGATGAG TTGAGAAAGCCGGGCGTGCGCATTCCAGGTCAGGAAGCACCGTGCGGTTCCGCTGACCAGGAAAGGGAAAACGAGAGAGACAGTGGGGGAGAAAGCAAAGAGCTGAGTGAAGTGAGCGAGGCAACAGAGAGCACAGACGTCAAAGATTCTTCCTCTGATTCTCAATGA